A region of Anolis carolinensis isolate JA03-04 unplaced genomic scaffold, rAnoCar3.1.pri scaffold_7, whole genome shotgun sequence DNA encodes the following proteins:
- the glod4 gene encoding glyoxalase domain-containing protein 4 isoform X1, translated as MEARRALHFVFKVGDRAQTARFYREILGMRVLRHEEFDEGCKATCNGPYDGKWSKTMVGFGPEDSHFVAELTYNYGVGRYRLGNDFLGMTIASSQAVNNAKRLQWPINEISSGFYETEAPGGYKFFLEEKESSKKDPVMKVALAVSNLAKSRVFWSELLGMKVYEEDKGQQRVLLGFQDDQCKLELQGIGQTVDHGSAFGRIAFSCPKKQLPDIEALMKKENQKILTPLLSLETPGKATVQVVILADPDGHEICFVGDEAFRELSQVDPKGEALLDENMAADKSQEWFAKHNIPKPSA; from the exons atggagGCCCGGAGAGCCTTACACTTCGTGTTCAAAGTCGGCGACCGAGCGCAGACGGCGCGGTTCTATCGGGAGATACTGGGCATGCGC GTTCTAAGGCATGAGGAATTCGACGAAGGCTGCAAAGCCACTTGCAATGG TCCCTATGATGGAAAATGGAGCAAAACGATGGTGGGATTCGGCCCTGAAGACAGTCACTTTGTGGCAGAACTGACCTACAATTACGGCGTCGGCAGATATCGCCTCGGCAACGACTTCCTG GGAATGACTATTGCCTCCAGCCAAGCAGTAAACAACGCCAAAAGACTGCAATGGCCAATAAATGAGATTTCATCTGGTTTTTACGAAACAGAAGCTCCTGGAGGCTATAAGTTCTTCCTGGAAGAGAAGGAATCTTCAAAGAAAG ACCCAGTGATGAAGGTGGCACTGGCCGTGTCCAATTTGGCCAAATCCAGGGTCTTCTGGTCTGAACTGCTGGGAATGAAGGTCTATGAGGAGGACAAAGGTCAGCAGCGAGTCCTGCTGGGCTTCCAGGATGACCAG TGTAAACTAGAGCTGCAGGGCATCGGCCAAACTGTGGATCACGGCTCTGCTTTCGGGAGGATCGCCTTTTCGTGCCCCAAGAAACAG CTCCCGGATATTGAAGCCTTGATGAAGAAGGAAAACCAGAAAATTTTGACTCCGCTTTTGAGCCTCGAAACTCCGGGCAAAGCAACAGTGCAAGTCGTCATCTTAGCCGATCCA GATGGGCATGAAATTTGTTTCGTGGGGGATGAAGCTTTCCGGGAACTTTCTCAGGTTGATCCCAAGGGGGAGGCGCTCTTAGATGAG AATATGGCGGCCGACAAAAGCCAGGAGTGGTTTGCAAAGCACAACATCCCAAAACCTTCTGCCTAA
- the mrm3 gene encoding rRNA methyltransferase 3, mitochondrial, producing the protein MAALLRRKLAPLFVLGQRGVRALRRSPVRVLPPVSQQRVLPSAAPPPPSRSGPKEKPKAQAWEEEQGPRESEPRYEKAGPGDKRLSKVVTLAKSRAFREKHGKILLEGRRLILDALEAGAAPQTLFFSSTEHLKELPAAKLRGASLIKVNSKDLKDWSDVVTSQGAIGIFSRPDHAKMTYPEVPEEHQLPLSLICDNIRDPGNLGTILRSAAGAGCSRVLLVKGCVDAWEPKVLRAGMGAHFRLPIVSNLEWDLVPNYLLPESCVYVADGSHAAGPQTDTGPPPPSPSKACSHGWVSRSSGLKPWADWDRDLDSQEEGEDEKTVEGQCCYDPWMDLSVAVVIGGETHGVSEEAMRLAQDTGGRRLLIPIAPGVDSLNAAMAASILLFEAKRQLRWMQQIETTRVLK; encoded by the exons ATGGCGGCTCTTCTGAGGCGAAAGCTGGCTCCGCTGTTCGTCCTCGGGCAAAGAGGGGTGCGGGCGCTGAGGAGGAGCCCCGTCCGGGTGCTGCCCCCCGTTTCACAGCAGAGGGTCCTTCCCAGCGCCGCGCCGCCGCCTCCATCCCGCTCCGGGCCCAAAGAGAAGCCCAAGGCCCAGGCTTGGGAAGAGGAACAGGGTCCCAGAGAGAGCGAACCACGCTACGAGAAGGCCGGGCCCGGAGACAAGAGGCTGAG CAAAGTGGTGACACTGGCCAAGTCGAGGGCCTTCCGTGAGAAGCACGGGAAGATCCTTCTAGAAGGCCGGCGGCTCATTTTGGACGCCTTGGAAGCAGGGGCTGCCCCCCAGACACTTTTCTTCAGCTCCACAGAGCACCTCAAGGAGCTGCCGGCCGCCAAGCTGAGAGGCGCCTCTCTCATCAAGGTGAACAGCAAAGATCTCAAGGACTGGTCAGATGTCGTCACGTCTCAGGGAGCCATTG GGATCTTCTCCAGGCCAGATCATGCCAAAATGACTTACCCCGAGGTCCCAGAAGAGCACCAGCTACCCCTCTCGCTCATCTGTGACAATATCCGTGACCCCGGGAACCTGGGTACCATCTTGAGGTCGGCAGCTGGAGCAGGATGCAGCCGGGTGCTGCTTGTCAAAG GCTGTGTTGATGCCTGGGAGCCCAAGGTCCTGCGAGCAGGGATGGGGGCCCACTTCCGCCTCCCTATTGTGTCCAACCTGGAGTGGGACCTTGTGCCCAACTATCTCCTCCCCGAAAGCTGCGTCTATGTGGCTGACGGCTCTCATGCCGCCGGACCCCAAACAGACACTGGGCCACCGCCGCCCTCGCCCTCTAAGGCCTGCAGCCATGGCTGGGTCTCCCGGTCCTCTGGGCTGAAACCCTGGGCAGATTGGGACCGTGATTTGGACagccaggaggaaggggaggacgAGAAAACAGTGGAAGGTCAGTGCTGCTACGACCCATGGATGGACCTTTCTGTGGCGGTGGTGATTGGGGGAGAAACCCACGGTGTGAGCGAGGAGGCCATGCGCCTGGCGCAGGACACGGGGGGGAGGAGGCTGCTCATCCCTATCGCCCCTGGAGTGGACAGTCTGAACGCCGCCATGGCCGCCAGCATCCTGCTTTTCGAGGCCAAGCGCCAGCTGCGGTGGATGCAGCAAATCGAAACAACCCGTGTTTTGAAATGA
- the glod4 gene encoding glyoxalase domain-containing protein 4 isoform X2: protein MVGFGPEDSHFVAELTYNYGVGRYRLGNDFLGMTIASSQAVNNAKRLQWPINEISSGFYETEAPGGYKFFLEEKESSKKDPVMKVALAVSNLAKSRVFWSELLGMKVYEEDKGQQRVLLGFQDDQCKLELQGIGQTVDHGSAFGRIAFSCPKKQLPDIEALMKKENQKILTPLLSLETPGKATVQVVILADPDGHEICFVGDEAFRELSQVDPKGEALLDENMAADKSQEWFAKHNIPKPSA, encoded by the exons ATGGTGGGATTCGGCCCTGAAGACAGTCACTTTGTGGCAGAACTGACCTACAATTACGGCGTCGGCAGATATCGCCTCGGCAACGACTTCCTG GGAATGACTATTGCCTCCAGCCAAGCAGTAAACAACGCCAAAAGACTGCAATGGCCAATAAATGAGATTTCATCTGGTTTTTACGAAACAGAAGCTCCTGGAGGCTATAAGTTCTTCCTGGAAGAGAAGGAATCTTCAAAGAAAG ACCCAGTGATGAAGGTGGCACTGGCCGTGTCCAATTTGGCCAAATCCAGGGTCTTCTGGTCTGAACTGCTGGGAATGAAGGTCTATGAGGAGGACAAAGGTCAGCAGCGAGTCCTGCTGGGCTTCCAGGATGACCAG TGTAAACTAGAGCTGCAGGGCATCGGCCAAACTGTGGATCACGGCTCTGCTTTCGGGAGGATCGCCTTTTCGTGCCCCAAGAAACAG CTCCCGGATATTGAAGCCTTGATGAAGAAGGAAAACCAGAAAATTTTGACTCCGCTTTTGAGCCTCGAAACTCCGGGCAAAGCAACAGTGCAAGTCGTCATCTTAGCCGATCCA GATGGGCATGAAATTTGTTTCGTGGGGGATGAAGCTTTCCGGGAACTTTCTCAGGTTGATCCCAAGGGGGAGGCGCTCTTAGATGAG AATATGGCGGCCGACAAAAGCCAGGAGTGGTTTGCAAAGCACAACATCCCAAAACCTTCTGCCTAA